A single genomic interval of Nonomuraea rubra harbors:
- a CDS encoding DegT/DnrJ/EryC1/StrS family aminotransferase: MTLAIDGGTPVRTAPWPAWPPPMDHAQRALVTAVLDSGQWGATQGGQACADLVAAFARRSGVEHGVAVGNATLGLFAALRGLGVGPGDEVIVPAYTFVATATAVLLAGATPVIVDVDAADLHLSAPAVEAALTPRTAAIVPVHLAGSPADMDPLNALAARHGLAVVEDAAQAHGAAYRDRPVGGLGDAGVYSFQSSKAMTAGEGGLIVCRAGEVHEAVWSLCNVGRALDGAWYGHPRAGWNLRLTEIQAALLLPWLDRLDDEIDRRNTFAAAVERDLPGDRVSVVPQPPGTTRDSRHLLMLRVHVPFDRPFLLAAMDAEGVPLDGGYPPLGTMPALTEAGARPEPCPSAEAAARDVLWVRQPMLMDDLTGAAHIAEALAKVLAGAARGPRP; this comes from the coding sequence ATGACCCTGGCGATCGACGGCGGCACCCCCGTGCGCACCGCCCCCTGGCCGGCGTGGCCGCCCCCGATGGACCACGCCCAGCGCGCGCTCGTCACCGCCGTGCTGGACAGCGGCCAGTGGGGCGCCACCCAGGGAGGCCAGGCGTGCGCCGACCTGGTGGCCGCGTTCGCCCGCCGCTCCGGGGTCGAGCACGGCGTCGCCGTCGGCAACGCCACGCTCGGCCTGTTCGCCGCGCTGCGCGGGCTCGGCGTCGGGCCCGGCGACGAGGTGATCGTGCCGGCGTACACGTTCGTCGCCACCGCGACGGCGGTCCTGCTCGCCGGCGCCACCCCGGTCATCGTGGACGTCGACGCCGCCGACCTCCACCTGTCCGCGCCCGCGGTGGAAGCGGCGCTCACCCCCCGCACCGCGGCGATCGTGCCGGTGCACCTCGCGGGCAGCCCGGCCGACATGGACCCGCTGAACGCCCTCGCGGCACGGCACGGCCTGGCCGTCGTCGAGGACGCGGCCCAGGCGCACGGCGCCGCCTACCGCGACCGCCCCGTCGGCGGGCTGGGCGACGCCGGGGTCTACAGCTTCCAGTCCAGCAAGGCGATGACGGCAGGGGAGGGCGGCCTGATCGTCTGCCGCGCCGGCGAGGTCCACGAGGCCGTCTGGTCGCTCTGCAACGTCGGCCGCGCACTCGACGGCGCCTGGTACGGCCATCCGCGCGCCGGCTGGAACCTGCGCCTGACCGAGATCCAGGCCGCCCTGCTGCTGCCCTGGCTGGACCGGCTCGACGACGAGATCGACCGCAGGAACACCTTCGCCGCCGCCGTCGAACGCGACCTGCCCGGGGACCGGGTGAGCGTGGTCCCGCAGCCACCCGGCACCACGCGCGACTCGCGCCACCTGCTCATGCTGCGCGTCCACGTCCCCTTCGACCGGCCGTTCCTGCTGGCGGCCATGGATGCGGAAGGGGTCCCCCTCGACGGCGGCTATCCACCGCTCGGCACGATGCCCGCCCTGACGGAGGCGGGCGCCCGCCCCGAGCCCTGCCCGTCGGCCGAGGCCGCGGCACGCGACGTGCTCTGGGTTCGCCAGCCCATGCTCATGGACGACCTCACCGGCGCCGCGCACATCGCCGAGGCCCTGGCCAAGGTGCTCGCCGGCGCTGCCCGGGGACCTCGTCCATGA
- a CDS encoding LLM class flavin-dependent oxidoreductase, with translation MTDSTATGGTRPFRFGVVAPLRTDLPTWRDQVRRLADSGYSTLLMPDVPRWQPAPGPTLAVAATLTDLRVGTWVYASPLRPAWSTAWEAHSLSVLTGGRFELGIGTGRPGIEDELRELGLPAVPPGERLAQVREAVTTLRDLDGPDAHTPVVMAVRGPRAQALAAELADTVAFALMPGEDRGEITQVVRGFRATRDVELAQHVAVIGDTVAPFMASPDTDPAALHAVDSLAALPADPAAAAEEIQRRREEIGFSYFVFGAGHADVLAPVVAELAGR, from the coding sequence ATGACCGATTCGACGGCAACCGGCGGAACCAGGCCCTTCCGATTCGGGGTCGTTGCCCCGCTCAGGACAGACCTGCCGACGTGGCGGGACCAGGTGCGCCGCCTCGCCGACAGCGGCTACTCCACGCTGCTGATGCCCGATGTCCCACGATGGCAGCCGGCGCCCGGCCCCACGCTGGCCGTCGCGGCTACCCTTACCGACCTGCGGGTGGGCACGTGGGTGTACGCCTCCCCGCTGCGCCCGGCGTGGAGCACCGCGTGGGAGGCGCACTCGCTGTCGGTGCTCACCGGCGGTCGCTTCGAGCTGGGCATCGGCACCGGCAGGCCCGGCATCGAAGACGAACTACGCGAGCTGGGGCTGCCCGCCGTGCCACCGGGCGAGCGGCTGGCCCAGGTGCGTGAGGCCGTCACGACGCTGCGCGATCTCGACGGCCCCGACGCACACACGCCGGTGGTGATGGCCGTACGCGGGCCCAGGGCCCAGGCGCTGGCGGCCGAGCTGGCGGACACGGTCGCCTTCGCACTGATGCCGGGAGAGGACCGGGGTGAGATCACACAGGTGGTACGCGGCTTCCGCGCCACCCGAGACGTGGAGCTCGCGCAGCACGTGGCGGTGATCGGCGACACCGTCGCGCCGTTCATGGCGTCCCCCGACACCGACCCTGCCGCACTTCACGCGGTGGACTCGCTGGCGGCCCTTCCGGCTGACCCGGCGGCGGCGGCCGAGGAGATCCAGCGGCGACGTGAGGAGATCGGCTTCTCCTACTTCGTCTTCGGCGCCGGCCACGCCGACGTGCTCGCTCCTGTCGTTGCCGAGCTCGCCGGACGTTGA
- a CDS encoding ATP-binding protein, giving the protein MRSVNDQGSDLLGQRLLAAGNGTFVGRQEELAAFGAALRSGGRVLFVHGPGGVGKSALLRRLAQEALAAERSVTLLDGRTLGPSPAAFESAAEAVFADERAVLLVDSFEDIQSLEGWLRERFLPRIPVGALVVLAGRVPPDLTWQADPTWAGTLMVLPLRDLSPTDAAALLEARGVAVGGLRESLLAFAGGHPLALSLGAAVAIKDERASSRWKPTQNVVATLLDQLVGEVPSPAHRHALEVCAQAYVTTEDLLRAVLPYDDAATLFSWLRRLPFMESGTPGLHPHDVVREILRADLSWRDPQRYAELQQRIGGHLMAQVRTVADTDVLRVVGSLFYLRHHRRSLPGRDFWHQEDDVYEEAFRPGETGNTVALVAEADSGESAAAVAFWATRQPEAFHLYRHTATGELAGVCVWLRLDRPSDEEAKADPVVAAAWTHARAVAPLRPGEHLGVGRIWVRDASRGLSSAMEWRGVGHSLRSERMAWSFMAVPADDPRVGYYRRYSPYELDEHTWLGDSEYTLFAHDWRALPAQVWLERLMSADTPAAASSVREPELAVLSRAEFTDAVRKALRHLSRTSELAANPLVRGRLVAGHPDPVQALRERLEEAIHRLGRDPRASKLHRALDTTYLRGVPNQEAAAERLGLPFTTYRRHLTTGVERICEDLWQRELYGTSDG; this is encoded by the coding sequence ATGCGATCGGTGAACGACCAGGGTTCAGACCTGCTCGGGCAGCGGCTGCTGGCCGCGGGGAATGGGACGTTCGTCGGCCGTCAGGAGGAGCTCGCCGCCTTCGGCGCAGCGCTGCGGAGCGGTGGCAGGGTGCTGTTCGTGCACGGCCCTGGCGGGGTCGGAAAGTCGGCGCTGCTGCGCCGGCTGGCACAGGAGGCCCTGGCGGCCGAGCGCAGCGTCACGCTGCTGGACGGGCGCACGCTGGGCCCGTCCCCGGCCGCGTTCGAGTCCGCCGCCGAGGCGGTGTTCGCCGATGAGCGTGCCGTGCTGCTCGTCGACAGCTTCGAGGACATCCAGAGCCTGGAGGGCTGGCTGCGCGAGCGGTTCCTGCCCCGCATCCCGGTCGGCGCGCTGGTCGTGCTGGCCGGGCGCGTTCCGCCGGACCTGACGTGGCAGGCCGACCCCACCTGGGCGGGCACGCTGATGGTGCTGCCGCTGCGTGACCTCTCGCCCACGGACGCCGCGGCGCTGCTGGAGGCCCGTGGCGTGGCCGTCGGCGGCCTGCGCGAGTCGCTGCTGGCCTTCGCCGGCGGCCACCCGCTGGCCCTGTCCCTGGGCGCCGCGGTGGCGATCAAGGACGAGAGGGCGAGCTCGCGCTGGAAGCCGACCCAGAACGTGGTGGCCACCCTGCTCGACCAGCTCGTGGGGGAGGTGCCGAGTCCCGCGCACCGGCACGCGCTGGAGGTCTGCGCGCAGGCGTACGTCACGACCGAGGACCTGCTGCGCGCGGTGCTGCCCTACGACGACGCCGCCACCCTGTTCTCGTGGCTGCGGCGGCTGCCGTTCATGGAGTCGGGGACGCCGGGGCTGCACCCGCACGACGTGGTACGCGAGATCCTGCGGGCCGACCTGAGCTGGCGGGACCCGCAGCGCTACGCCGAGCTGCAGCAGCGCATCGGCGGTCACCTCATGGCCCAGGTCCGTACGGTGGCCGACACCGACGTGCTCCGGGTCGTCGGCTCCCTGTTCTACCTCCGCCACCATCGCAGGTCCCTGCCGGGGCGGGACTTCTGGCACCAGGAGGACGACGTGTACGAGGAGGCGTTCCGTCCCGGGGAGACCGGGAACACGGTGGCTCTGGTCGCCGAGGCCGACAGCGGGGAGTCGGCGGCCGCCGTCGCCTTCTGGGCCACCCGGCAGCCGGAGGCGTTCCACCTCTACCGGCACACCGCGACCGGCGAGCTGGCCGGCGTCTGCGTCTGGCTCCGCCTGGACCGGCCCAGCGACGAGGAGGCCAAGGCCGACCCGGTCGTCGCCGCCGCCTGGACCCATGCCCGGGCCGTCGCCCCGCTGAGGCCGGGCGAGCACCTGGGCGTCGGCCGGATCTGGGTACGCGACGCGAGCCGCGGCCTGTCCTCGGCGATGGAATGGCGCGGAGTCGGCCACTCCCTGCGCTCCGAACGCATGGCCTGGTCGTTCATGGCCGTGCCCGCCGACGACCCCAGGGTCGGCTACTACCGGCGCTACAGTCCGTACGAGCTCGACGAGCACACCTGGCTGGGAGACAGCGAATACACCCTGTTCGCCCACGACTGGCGGGCCCTGCCCGCACAGGTCTGGCTGGAGCGGCTGATGTCGGCCGACACACCCGCCGCCGCCTCCTCCGTACGAGAGCCCGAACTCGCGGTCCTGTCGCGGGCGGAGTTCACCGACGCCGTCCGCAAGGCCCTGCGGCACCTGTCACGTACCTCCGAGCTGGCCGCCAATCCCCTGGTGCGCGGCAGGCTGGTCGCCGGGCATCCCGACCCCGTCCAGGCCCTGCGCGAACGCCTGGAAGAGGCCATCCACAGGCTGGGCCGGGACCCGCGCGCGAGCAAGCTCCATCGTGCCCTGGACACCACCTACCTGCGCGGCGTCCCCAACCAGGAAGCCGCCGCCGAACGGCTCGGCCTGCCCTTCACCACCTACCGCCGCCATCTGACCACCGGCGTCGAACGCATCTGCGAGGACCTCTGGCAACGCGAACTGTACGGAACCAGCGACGGCTGA
- a CDS encoding amidohydrolase family protein — protein sequence MILDAHGHLGPWPDFLIPDPSAGGMVALMDRLGIDAIGISHLLAVGPSAEEGNRLAFAAAERYPGRFGVWQVYNPHQRNRLAERGVWGVKIHPDVHQCALDDRRYDPVWELGLPVLAHGQTDSPWSDPERFVTVARRYPGVPLLLGHAGLWPYGFARAAGLVRDHPSLYLEICGSKMTGRWISRLAEAVGADRVVYGSDACFLDLRVGFGRVALAPLDDADRALIQGGNLARILGGDPARILGGDLAEGHQP from the coding sequence GTGATCCTCGACGCGCACGGCCACCTCGGCCCGTGGCCCGACTTCCTCATCCCCGACCCGTCGGCCGGCGGCATGGTCGCCCTCATGGACCGCCTCGGCATCGACGCCATCGGCATCAGCCACCTGCTCGCCGTCGGCCCCAGCGCGGAGGAGGGCAACCGGCTCGCCTTCGCCGCCGCCGAGCGGTACCCCGGCCGGTTCGGGGTGTGGCAGGTGTACAACCCGCACCAGCGCAACCGGCTCGCCGAGCGGGGCGTCTGGGGTGTCAAGATCCATCCGGACGTGCACCAGTGCGCCCTCGACGACCGCCGCTACGACCCGGTGTGGGAGCTGGGCCTGCCCGTGCTCGCCCACGGCCAGACGGACTCGCCCTGGAGCGACCCGGAGCGGTTCGTCACCGTGGCGCGCCGGTATCCCGGGGTTCCGCTGCTGCTCGGGCACGCGGGGCTCTGGCCGTACGGGTTCGCCCGCGCGGCCGGGCTCGTCCGCGACCATCCGAGCCTGTACCTGGAGATCTGCGGCTCCAAGATGACCGGGCGGTGGATCTCCCGGCTGGCGGAGGCGGTCGGCGCCGATCGTGTCGTGTACGGCTCCGACGCCTGCTTCCTCGACCTGCGGGTCGGCTTCGGCCGCGTCGCCCTGGCGCCGCTCGACGACGCCGACCGGGCCCTCATCCAGGGCGGCAACCTCGCCCGCATCCTGGGCGGCGACCCCGCCCGCATCCTGGGCGGCGACCTCGCGGAAGGACATCAGCCATGA
- a CDS encoding flavin reductase family protein: protein MRVDFDPAALGGAAFFKFMTSVVVPRPIAWVSTVTPDGAVDNLAPHSFFSIASTDPPIVQFTSIGRKDSLRNVEDTGEFVVNFSSEPLLHLIRDTATDFPRTVSEFGTAGIEREPSRHVRPPRVAASPVVLECRSHTTLRMGNSTLVFGRVFLAAVHEEYIVNGRPDAERLRPLTKLGGDEWGTLGEILHLNRIPYEEPQAV, encoded by the coding sequence ATGCGTGTCGATTTCGACCCCGCGGCCCTGGGCGGGGCGGCCTTCTTCAAGTTCATGACGTCGGTCGTCGTTCCACGTCCGATCGCGTGGGTGTCCACCGTCACCCCGGATGGAGCGGTCGACAACCTCGCTCCGCACTCCTTCTTCAGCATCGCCAGCACTGATCCGCCGATCGTGCAGTTCACCTCGATCGGCCGCAAGGACTCCCTGCGCAATGTCGAGGACACCGGTGAGTTCGTCGTCAATTTCTCCTCAGAACCACTGCTGCACCTGATCCGCGACACCGCCACCGATTTCCCGCGGACTGTCAGCGAGTTCGGCACCGCGGGAATCGAACGCGAACCCAGCCGTCATGTGCGGCCGCCCCGGGTGGCCGCCTCTCCGGTCGTCCTGGAGTGCCGTTCGCACACCACCTTGCGCATGGGCAACTCCACCCTCGTCTTCGGCAGGGTGTTCCTCGCGGCGGTGCACGAAGAGTACATCGTCAACGGCCGGCCTGACGCCGAGCGGCTGCGTCCGCTGACCAAGCTCGGCGGCGACGAATGGGGGACGCTCGGCGAGATCCTGCACCTGAACCGCATCCCCTACGAGGAGCCGCAGGCCGTATGA
- a CDS encoding SMP-30/gluconolactonase/LRE family protein, whose product MILTTFDHGAGETPENIVVLADGTICATLLLAGTVWLSDGEPERVVPGETDVLVVGLASDAESRLYAAVRSATGSVAGIWRREAPRRWVRFAAAEARAGLNGITFAEDGTLFAADSVNGEILCCPPGDRALRLWLADERLAPTSPDDPVSSTGVNGLKIWDGALWATNTAQGTVLRIGIDQGRPGEVRPVYTGIPADDFAFDRSGTLYLAVHPRDTVVRISPDGTMTTLATEADGLDGPTAIAVLDDGLLVTSLGMLGSRHRPTIVRLSLDVAGPALPRPSMPG is encoded by the coding sequence ATGATCCTCACAACCTTCGATCACGGCGCGGGCGAGACGCCGGAGAACATCGTCGTGCTCGCGGACGGCACGATCTGCGCGACGCTGCTGCTGGCGGGCACCGTCTGGCTGTCCGACGGCGAGCCGGAACGGGTGGTCCCCGGAGAGACAGACGTGCTGGTGGTGGGCCTCGCCTCGGACGCCGAGAGCCGGCTCTACGCCGCCGTGCGCAGCGCGACCGGCTCCGTGGCGGGGATCTGGCGGCGCGAGGCTCCCCGCCGCTGGGTACGGTTCGCCGCCGCGGAAGCCCGGGCAGGGCTCAACGGCATCACCTTCGCCGAGGACGGCACGCTGTTCGCGGCCGACTCCGTCAACGGCGAGATCCTCTGCTGCCCTCCCGGTGACCGCGCCCTCCGGCTCTGGCTCGCCGACGAGCGCCTGGCGCCGACGTCGCCGGACGACCCGGTGTCGTCCACGGGCGTGAACGGCCTCAAGATCTGGGACGGCGCCCTGTGGGCGACCAACACGGCCCAGGGCACCGTCCTGCGCATCGGCATCGACCAAGGGCGCCCGGGCGAGGTGAGACCGGTGTACACCGGCATACCCGCTGACGACTTCGCCTTCGATCGCTCGGGGACGCTGTACCTCGCCGTCCATCCGCGCGACACCGTCGTCCGGATCTCCCCGGACGGCACCATGACCACGCTTGCCACCGAGGCGGACGGACTCGACGGCCCCACCGCGATCGCCGTCCTCGACGACGGTCTCCTCGTGACGAGCCTGGGAATGCTCGGTTCGCGTCACCGGCCCACCATCGTCCGCCTCAGCCTGGACGTGGCCGGCCCCGCGCTGCCCCGTCCGAGCATGCCCGGCTGA
- a CDS encoding beta/gamma crystallin domain-containing protein translates to MKNSLRKVVATGAVALAAVVTVPAGPAYAINGVACRNNPLVDEFLYVNGHCFANGGTMGVAIYGVETIWSGNNRVAITYIDDLGGPSGGMLLDKWRMWDFSDDGHDRIHKVTSISIY, encoded by the coding sequence ATGAAGAATTCCCTCCGCAAGGTCGTTGCCACGGGAGCCGTCGCGCTGGCCGCCGTGGTCACGGTTCCGGCCGGTCCCGCGTACGCCATCAACGGGGTGGCGTGCCGCAACAATCCGTTGGTCGACGAGTTCCTCTACGTCAACGGACACTGCTTCGCCAACGGTGGCACGATGGGCGTGGCCATCTACGGTGTCGAAACCATCTGGTCGGGCAACAACCGGGTGGCCATCACCTACATCGACGACCTGGGCGGTCCGAGCGGCGGCATGCTTCTGGACAAGTGGAGGATGTGGGACTTCTCCGACGACGGCCACGACCGCATCCACAAGGTCACCTCCATCTCGATCTACTAG